Below is a window of Neodiprion virginianus isolate iyNeoVirg1 chromosome 4, iyNeoVirg1.1, whole genome shotgun sequence DNA.
CTTTTAAAAGTAGCGCtcggaaatttttatctgtaaaataaattctcgCAAATTGTACTCCTCGTACTCGCATGCGCGCGCAACCGCGCCATGAAACTCTCTCGTCGTTGCCACGCGCGCCCGTGAAAACGTTGCTTGAGCGGCGGTGCTCAGTCTTTGCTTTGTCGTGACCCGAGTAGGAGGCACGCAAAGAGATATTCAATAAACAACATAGGACTTTTTTCACTAACATTAAAACACGTGTGCAAACTTATTCTACCCCGAATCCTTTTTCCTTCTCCGATCAAGCAATCTCAGGCTAACTTCCTGAACATATATCAATACGTAAGTTGAGCCCGCCAGGGCCAGAAAGAGCACGCGATCATGCATTCCATAATCCTTATTAGCTTATATAAAAACACGTGTAGcgataacaaaataataattggttGAATGAGCATTAGCAATAACAAGTTTGATGGATGCGGTTAGCGATAACATCACTGGCGGACCAACGCCCTTCTAATGAGTGACGCAACCGCCGTCGCCAATCAATTCTCAATGAACGGTTACTGACGATAGACGTGTTGTTCGTTTAATCGCAGTTTCGTTCGACTCCAGCGCACGCTGAGTAActataatttttgttaacTCTTTTTGCGACGATTACGCTGATGGTGGAAATGTCATTTTATGGTGGTGTTACATGGAAGCATTAGATCAGTGACTCAAAGACGTGAAACGTGTCGAAGTGATTACCATAACGGTCGGACTAAAACACTCGTGCGTGATATATTCATGGACTGCTaacaaaatgtaaacaaaGTGAGTCATTGTGGTTATCGGCACGTTCAATGCAAATCGTCAGCGTAGGACTTTATTTACACGTTGTACGGCCCTGTCAATTGATTGTTTTTATAGTTACAATGTCTGCAACCGTGTCGCAACCGTCGACATCAAAAACATCAACATCGCAACCATCGACATCGCAAGCATCAACGTCGCAACCGTCGACATCAAAAACATCAACATCGCAAGCATCCAAATCAAAAGCATCAACATCGAAAGCATCCAAATCACAAGCATCAACATCGAAAAGATTCAAATCGCAAGAATCGACATCGAAAGCAACGAGCAAAGCCAGTTCGACcccaaatatttttgaagtcCAAAAAGAGGCTAACTCAAACTTATCGTCTTCAAACAAACCATCGGCTAGCACGTCCATAGCGTctagcagcagcagcaccgaTAGCCATTTCTGGCTTGAGGTTTTGAACAGTAAGTTTCGATGCAGCGCTTACAAGAACCTACTGAGGGAGTCCACTTTTACTGAAGCACAGGCCGAAtcattacaaaatttattttatcaaacatCTCGACAAATGTATAACACATATATAAACAGCGATCGTGTTATGAAAATGCACAAATGTCGGGACTGTGAATTCTCGATATGTCATCAGTGTGTGtctcttaattttttacacgtagGCTGGGCAAACGGTGATCCGATGACCCCAACTGTCGTCGCGCCTAACACAACGACTAGATGCATCTGTCAGTTTGCTTTCTTCCATGCTCACACTAGCAGACCATCGCGGTCCGAGACGGTGAATACTAGAAGCTTGGAACGTATCATCGCGAGCCTGCGTTGTGACGTGTGCGACACGATGGTAATGATTGAACATCCGCACGGTAAAAACTCTAACTGCACTTTGACAAAGTGGAGCGGTATAAACAGCAGTGATGAAATAGCATTCCACGCGCAGCTCATCGATCACATAAAACAGTTCACGCCGCAGACGCTTTCTTTGGAAGAGTTGTATACTTGCAATCACCACTGCTGCCTGTTTTTCCATCGCTGTACAGAATAAGGCTTCCCACTGAATCCTCAATCTTGCCATTGTCAACTTGGCGACAGCATCACAGTATATCAGGGAAGCGTTAAGCATTCATATGTATGTGTTTTaggtgtatttttcatttaaatctTGTATCAAATTTGGGTATGGTGATACACTTGTCCTAAACGGTGGAGGTAGAATATCTTTGTATTAATGTTATATTGTTCCTGCATAGACAACACGTttcaatattgtaaaaatggGTTCACGGTAGTTTATCGACGAAATAAAAGCTTCCAGTTCATATCCATCGTGTTTCATTTCATTAGTTCGGTAAGTTTCTTCACTGTAGAGCAGTGCACTGATgctaaatatatgtaaattagTGTGGGCGTCGTATCGCTTTAGTGCCAAAAACGTGGGTGTATCTGCGCGCCGCACGAGCATAATGAGCCATTGACACCATTTTATACTTCAACATACATGCGCACCTTATTTTCTCGCATGCATCAGAAAAATCTTAATGCTACTCACGTGGGTATTAGGTTTCCGCTGTTGCAGTTTACGCGGACAGTGGGTGCTATTCCATGGTTGCGCTATTCCCAGAGCGTTTTTGATGTCTTAGGTAGATTCTGTAAAGCTATACGAATGTGCGGCTTGTGTTTGACGAATGAAAGGCGGTTCATGGTAGCTGATGAAATCCACTTGCATGTATGCAAATCAGTTGCATGTATGCAAATCACTTGCATATTTCCTGTAATCAGTTTTGATTCTCAATGAACTATGCAGACCTACAGTCAGGAACACAATAATGTACGGTGCATAATTCCTAAATGCAGCATCAGGTGAGAATAGGAATTTCGACATTGCAATGTCAACCTGATGCATTGAGATGCATTTGGCTCAGAATGCAGTTAAATGTTTTCACCACAAACGATGGTCGCCAGCCTCCTGGCACGCTTGTGGATAAGGTCTAGGCATGAATCTCTGCAAAATAAGACGCTCAGGTGTTGCAGAAAGATAAGCACTGCAGAACTAACGAACATCTTGGCGCAAAACTTTGACTTTTAGTAACGTAACGTCGATCCTAAGGCTAGTGTCAACGTGAAAACTGTAGTCACTTCTCTTATTCTGCGACCATAGCAACCAAACTATTCCAAATACCTTATCTCGGGATATTACAATAACTACACGGGGTAGTTGCTAAGTTGCTATGTGATTTTGTAAATCCCGGTGGAATTTACCTTCTAGCCGGACGATaaggaaaatgtaaaaatatagttctgtTGCGAAATGAGGATAACGGTGACCGTATCGCTCCGTATCAATCTTAGTGGTACCGCCCATCTACtcgtatttaaaaataaattgatctATCAAACATGTGCTCTTTCGTTTATACCTGGGACCTCATGACTTCAAAACGATGGGAAGCGGTCATAAAGAGTGCAGGGGGAGGTGCAGGGGGAGGAATCAGGTAAGAACTATAGGAACTGTAGCGGCTGTGTATGATTTACCAATGACTAGTTGTGGCTCAAGATCTGAAGGCACCGAAGCGCCTCGTTCTTCTTGCTCTCGCTCTTATAACTTTGCGGACTTAGTAAACCTCTTAGAGATCTCACTGTAATCTGACCATAACATGCGCTTACCTTGTGATAACAAATCTCGGACTGGACTGTCGCAAGTGTGCAAAGCGACTGAAATCTTCAGACATTCATTTATTTAGATTAGcctgtaatttattttactgaaaaGCTTATACATCCGCTGTGTTGTAATTGACGACTTCGTGACAGCCTATCTTATAATATAATAGGAAACATAATGGTTCAGAATTGCTTTATTGCGCAAAGTGaatatagtaaaaatattaatgtatGCATTTATTCGAATTAATTTGCCATTTGTTCAGCTTGCGAGGCCAGGTGTAAcagtatataattatataaattgcTTTAACACTAAACTTGAAGATATTTCTACCGTGAACAATGTCATGACGACCACTCGCACAAACATATTCACCATCAGTGCTATAAATCACTGTGACACTTCTCGGAGGCGTAGGTGTAAGCGGCCCGCCCGGAACATCTGTTCCACATCTCGGAAGTAAATTGCAGCTCCCAAAATAACATTCAAGCTTGAGATGCGACTTCCAAAAGCTTGATCGAAGGCTCCAAGACGTCCGACAACCAGTAATTCACATGCTGGAAGCAGAAGTGATGGAAGTGGCCGGCTGCACATGCGTTGTCTGGAGACGGTTCAAACTTTGCAGCGGTCTCAGGGTCGACATTCAAATGGCAGGGACAGGAGGCGTATCGTTGGTCGTTACACTTGTTCAAATGAACGTGCGTCTCCACGAAAGTGACGAGCTTCTCCACGTCCACGAAGGTTTCCGTGCCTGGAGGTAACAATCCACCAAACACCGGCAACAAAGTGTTTACGTTGATGCGAATCCGTTCTTCATCTATCCCGGTGCGTTCGAAAATGTACTCTACTTCCAGATGCTTGCTATTTATAAATTCAATGCGCAACCGGTGGGTAGACTTCTCCGCAATTTATGCGGAGTCGATGCGTCTTCGTCATGGTTAGGCCCCAAGCCTCGTTTGGAGCTTGCAGAATCTTCGGACTCCATGAAGTTACCGAGGTAGATTATTAGGTCGACAGGTAACACCTcctttttcacaaaatatggCAGCCACCGTGGGCCCGCTGATTTTACGTGTTCTTCTGGATTCACTGCGATTTTTTAGGGAAGACGGGAGACGCGCTTATATACTCCATAACCAGCGCGATGCTGACGCAATCAAATGACGTAGTTACATTACGCCGTATCGGGCGCTCAGTCTTGTAAACTGATTTTCCGGGTTGTGGGCTGTTATTATTGCTCAACCACATTCGCTGTGCAACTGATTAAAAGGCGAAGTATACTCCACGATATGAACAAACGTTACTAAACGATCCGAATATGGGAACATGAACGACCCTAACAATTACAATTTCCTATTAAAAGAGGCATTTTATTGCTACCAAACTTGCAAACGTTAATGACCCTTACGTACTTCACACGATACCAAGGACGGCGCATTGTCAACGAGTTCATGACCGTTGGTTGTCATAGCGAACTGGAGCATCTCATCATGCTGTTTTACAAAAATGCACGTTACCATCACCCGAGCACGGCTGCCAAGCAACGGCAGGCAAGCTGGGTGCCGTGAATTCTGGTGAGCAGGttcaaaataatcaaaatatttcaaactctTTATTAGAAAATACAATGCgcagaaaaagtttgagaacCATGAGGATAATACTTTTCATTATACGTATTCCATATCTGTTTGACATTTCATCATCGGCTAATGGAACAACAAGAAAATTTCTACGACATGACATGAAACAAGGACAATCGGTAAGTTGCTAACCCAACCCATCGTGACCTTGGGTATTCCCGGTATAAATTCATGTCACGTACGTGTAAATATGTTATTTTTACGCGTGTCATAACAACTCCACCTCTGTACTTTTCCGCCATCACGTTATCCACTTTGAACTCTTAAACCGTCGCTATCAGCTATTAATGAATCAACAAGCGTCATCATCGTAAGCTGTTTTCGGTAGAACGATGTGTTAATATTCAGAGCAGTCTCCAGCGGAATGCCATGGCTACCGCTTCGATGGACGGCTCTAACATTCGTACCGAGTGCTCACAAAGACTGAATGCATGGGGAAGCGATATTACACGCGCGGGAGGGCTTGCACGCAAGTTAAAGATGAtgattattaccattattagTATTTGTTTGTTTGGCCTTATTGTGTATTGCTATTTGTTCTGGATACATGGAATAAGCTGAAGCGACACTGCGTCCAGTAGGCATCCCAACTCACGTATATACCTGTATGATCTTAGGTCTCGATCGGTCCGCAAGCAGGCTACATGTGCATTGAATGTGCACCGGACCGACGTGCAGATATAGGCGTTACGCTGCAACTCGTGCAGCAGCTACTGCACTCTGATGGGTCGAGCGTGACGGCTTAGGAGTTGACATCGATGCATGATAGACTTGTGTCTCCTGATATCAAAAATACCACCGCCCGCTACCCCCGAGCCCTAATTCTGAAGTTATAGCCCGTACGTTGTGATGCAACTGACTGTATATACGTATCATAAGATATTCTATGAGGCGCGAACTTTCATGAAAACTTGCTAATATTTTACACATTTCTTTGAATCAGTATTCATAAAACTTCATGGTGTCTTATGGAATGTCATTGAATTCCTTGGAAATCTTGTAATGCTTCATATAATTGCATAAAACTTTACGGAACTTGAcaagatattttgaaaaattttataaggATCACTTTAAGACCGATTAACGGTTCATCAGCTGTGAAAAATTGCTTGCATAGTAACGTGTTCAATTCCCGACAACATAAGGTAACGTTCCAAGTTATAGAAAATCAAAGAGACGTCATTagggttttttattttttacttctcagATTATTTGCCGTAAAATTAACGTATCACTTGCAGAGTATAATGGGAAATGAATTAGGCACCTacattcagaaaaaaatttgctcctGGCAACAACATTTCAGGGTTAATATAAGCctaacgaaaaattatttccacacaattgaaaagtttagttgaaaaaagtattattttaccaaatttaCTAAATCCAAATCGAGATTTTCTGTTTACAAgtatattttatgaaattaaatgtttttttacaactttgaAACAACCATTTCATTAATTTCGGTATCTACaacaaaatattatgttccggtaagaaaattttctacaaagcGTGTCTACAAATTGATTTTCCTAAAGAAGCAAAGTGTTCTCTGCGTTTACTGTCAAGAAAAACTGCAAGTACAAGTTTTCGAAAACGAAGTGTTCGAAAACACGCGTAATTATTCTCTTGAGTAAAAATCACAGTTAAAAAGGATTTACAGAGGTAAGGATTTTAATTCAGTGTATAAAAATGTCAACGAACTACGTTCtcgaaaaaagttgaactCTTGTTACGGATGGGTTAAGACATGTTCgttaatgaaaaaacaaattttcgtaGGTACGGTTTCAAGCTAGgctctctctctgtctctctttctctctctctctctctctctctcgtctgCAACGAagaggaatatttttataacggtGGTGTAAACACGCTCTGTGTTCCAAGGGGGTGAAAATTGTGCATTTGCGCACCTTCGACAGACGTTCCGAAGTACAGCGTACGTATATTCGTGTATTGCGGGAGAAAGTGCAGAGCAACGATGACGACGACTGCATAGCCGAGGCTCTTTCTTACGCACGGCTGCATGTCGGAGTGGAGTGAAGTTAGCGTTGAAATATGGCGACCCTTCGAAGCCTGCTTACAAACTACTTTGTAGTCAACGGGTTTGCACGGTGAAACTGGAAGGGTTGCCACCGACCGTCGACTCAACGAGCAGGTACACCGTCTATACGTGTCTCGGAATTTATTTGCGTCTCAAACCGACGAGTATCCAGCGTCAAGCTGACGACGGCGCGCGGCTGCccttttaattaattaaaaacgaGCTAATTACCCGACAGCCGAATAATTACATTgaccatatttttttccattgcaTTGCCGAAGGATTTTTAGGAGTAAGGTAAGTGCAACGGTTATTGAACTTTTttggttataaatttttagtgTCTGATCCtcaacactgagaaaaatttcatttgtcatagtaactagaaaaattcagtgaaacatGTATCGTTGGAAAAATctttttgaatattgttggaattacgaggTACATGTAACCATTTGCGTTATTGCCGATCCTTTTTGGTAATtacaacgcaaaatcagttccTGATGtttactgtaattttttagttgaataaggccttaacgtcaatttatttttgcacaagcgttaaatttttgcaacagttgcaagaaaatatggtaacagtgatcgtaatgagaaagaatagtaacggatactagactttccggtaacagctagaaaactaattttcattttgtacctagaactatatttttcgattgtggtgaaaaatgaaaatagtcgaggactgagcggtaaccggaactaaaaatttctctcacaatcagtgaaGCAATTGATTTGAGTCATCGAGGGATTTACAATTTGTgccgtcaatttataattttggaaaataaacgGGTCATGATTGGGTCTAAATGTGTTAATAACTGGTATACTTACCTTAACTAATTTTCAGATAGTTTggtaattgaataattaaccCTAGAACGTTTAacgtcacttttttttacctattCCGGCAACGGGGGTTAAAAAAAACGCCCCAATCTTGTAAACTCCATCCCTCAGGTACATCATATCGTTAAGGGTCCCGTAGGGTCTCGTTACCTTCATTTTTTAACCCATTcactttaaaatgaaaatattgactcggaatgcttttatttgtgtaaataaacgctttttaaacgattttgaGATGTTTTACAGGCGTttcacaaattgaattttttttcgaatttcgtatTCTTTTCGCAATGTTCTaataattctacaaaataaataccGGCAATTGATTGGCCAGAAAAATAAACCCCTATTTCATTTACTTGACAATTATTCGATGTGCAGTTCATCtcgagaaaattgtaaaaaacgaaaaggaaGATTTTACCCTACAGTGTACAAAAAATCGAATGGGTTAATAAAGAATCACGCaggtgaaaaaacttttttttaccgtccgATAGTGAGATAGAATTATGGTCGATGTCTACAGTTGAAAATGTCAGCTGTTTTATTGCGgcggaaaatttaaattcgcgTTAGGGttagaaaatatgtaatatcaTAGGTAGaaaatcaaaacttttttgttaatttcaatcagaGATGGTTGGGTCTTGAGTATATTATCATCTTTCAACATTCACAACTTATAATGacttttttgttatatttattataaggtgggaagaagacaaaaaaatttcatatcgatGAACAAGAGCCTagatatcgatttttaacCTCGAATTCTTTCAACCCAGTTAAAAGTTTAGCATGCACAATCGCTCTTACTTTTCCATCAAGCTTtctaataaaaaacaattcttcacAATCATACTGAAATACTCATTTTCACATTGTACAGGTTTTACATTTGACTAATTTTTAAGTTTGAATCGACCTTCGAAGAATAAATCTGTTACGGAAAATTtataagaatttaaaaaaaaaaaagaaaaactgcaaTTGTGGAGTAAAAGAACCGAACCTgctagatttttttaaaaatcttctccaatcaatttcaaatacaaGTACTCAATATCTAAGTTCTTGTTTATGAGCTTAGTGTATTCCTCTTTACACAATCTGGAAAATTTACTAAAGCTTATGGATGTGTTAATTTGATAAACAAACAATGCAAAAATGCGTGGCTATCTTGTAATCAAATTAATACATTTGTATTGAATATCTTCTTAACGCGAAAAAGTTGTATTCTTCGCAAAACGTCTGAATGCATTTGTttaattctcttttttt
It encodes the following:
- the LOC124302153 gene encoding uncharacterized protein LOC124302153 isoform X2; amino-acid sequence: MQIVSVGLYLHVVRPCQLIVFIVTMSATVSQPSTSKTSTSQASKSKASTSKASKSQASTSKRFKSQESTSKATSKASSTPNIFEVQKEANSNLSSSNKPSASTSIASSSSSTDSHFWLEVLNSKFRCSAYKNLLRESTFTEAQAESLQNLFYQTSRQMYNTYINSDRVMKMHKCRDCEFSICHQCVSLNFLHVGWANGDPMTPTVVAPNTTTRCICQFAFFHAHTSRPSRSETVNTRSLERIIASLRCDVCDTMVMIEHPHGKNSNCTLTKWSGINSSDEIAFHAQLIDHIKQFTPQTLSLEELYTCNHHCCLFFHRCTE
- the LOC124302153 gene encoding uncharacterized protein LOC124302153 isoform X1, encoding MQIVSVGLYLHVVRPCQLIVFIVTMSATVSQPSTSKTSTSQASKSKASTSKASKSQASTSKRFKSQESTSKATSKASSTPNIFEVQKEANSNLSSSNKPSASTSIASSSSSTDSHFWLEVLNSKFRCSAYKNLLRESTFTEAQAESLQNLFYQTSRQMYNTYINSDRVMKMHKCRDCEFSICHQCVSLNFLHVGWANGDPMTPTVVAPNTTTRCICQFAFFHAHTSRPSRSETVNTRSLERIIASLRCDVCDTMVMIEHPHGKNSNCTLTKWSGINSSDEIAFHAQLIDHIKQFTPQTLSLEELYTCNHHCCLFFHRCTE